Proteins encoded in a region of the Solanum dulcamara chromosome 9, daSolDulc1.2, whole genome shotgun sequence genome:
- the LOC129903292 gene encoding purine permease 3-like — MRRKKTYHYKQRSRKLEMDNQSSSRWRKFILVLNCITLGIGYCGGPLISRLYFLHGGQRIWLSSWLACIGWPIILIVLIIAYFFRLKIQGPDTNFIFITRQEFTSSAALGILVGLAGYLYAWGPAKLPVSTSTVIYAAQLGFTVVFAFLIVKQKLTVYSVNAVVLLIVGAGTLALRADSDRPKGESTKQYVLGFVMTLLAAASTGLALPLLELIYMKAQKNITYIMILEIQMILNIFGSAFCTVGMIVNKDFQAISREASRFEVGKAKYYLVLVWSAIIWQFSTLGIVGVVQYGSSLLCGILIAFLLPLTELLGVLLFHETFQVTKGLAIFLSLWGFVSYLYGEMKQSHQKKKKREENPISQTEVVQTSPV, encoded by the exons ATGAGACGAAAAAAAACCTATCATTATAAACAAAGATCAAGAAAATTGGAAATGGACAATCAAAGCAGCAGCAGATGGAGAAAATTTATACTTGTACTCAACTGTATCACTCTGGGCATAGGCTACTGTGGTGGCCCTTTAATCTCACGCCTCTATTTCCTCCACGGTGGCCAAAGAATTTGGCTTTCTAGTTGGCTAGCATGCATTGGATGGCCAATTATTCTCATTGTTCTAATCATTGCTTATTTTTTCCGTCTAAAAATTCAGGGACCTGATACCAACTTTATTTTCATAACTCGTCAGGAGTTCACATCATCAGCGGCATTAGGCATTCTTGTTGGCTTAGCCGGTTATCTTTACGCATGGGGACCCGCGAAACTCCCCGTTTCGACTTCAACCGTTATTTATGCAGCACAGCTCGGATTCACCGTGGTATTTGCTTTTCTTATAGTGAAGCAGAAATTGACGGTGTATTCGGTGAATGCTGTTGTTTTACTGATCGTTGGAGCGGGAACTTTAGCGCTTCGGGCAGATAGTGATCGACCAAAAGGAGAGTCAACTAAACAATATGTTTTGGGGTTTGTAATGACTCTTTTGGCTGCTGCGTCAACAGGGCTTGCTCTGCCTCTACTTGAGTTGATTTACATGAAGgctcaaaaaaatataacttacaTTATGATTTTGGAGATTCAGATGATACTTAACATTTTTGGTTCTGCTTTTTGCACTGTTGGAATGATTGTTAACAAGGATTTTCAG GCAATTTCAAGGGAAGCAAGCCGGTTTGAGGTAGGAAAAGCTAAATATTATTTGGTGCTAGTATGGAGTGCTATTATTTGGCAGTTTTCGACACTAGGAATTGTTGGAGTAGTCCAATATGGTTCATCATTGCTGTGTGGAATTTTAATTGCCTTTTTACTTCCACTCACAGAATTATTAGGTGTACTTTTATTTCATGAAACATTTCAAGTTACAAAGGGGCTTGCTATATTCCTCTCTCTTTGGGGATTTGTTTCATACTTATATGGTGAAATGAAACAAAGCCaccagaagaagaagaagagagaggagaaTCCAATTTCCCAAACAGAAGTGGTTCAAACCTCACCTGTCTGA